One window from the genome of Streptomyces sp. NBC_00708 encodes:
- a CDS encoding DUF2191 domain-containing protein: MAKVAISLDAELVVEVMVLAGAGNPQDAVELVVRDYIARGHRTEARTAARDETVREGETRPPETQG; this comes from the coding sequence ATGGCGAAGGTAGCGATCAGCCTCGACGCGGAACTCGTGGTCGAAGTCATGGTGCTCGCGGGGGCCGGTAACCCGCAGGACGCGGTCGAACTCGTCGTGCGCGACTACATCGCGCGCGGCCACCGCACCGAGGCGCGGACAGCGGCGCGCGACGAGACCGTGCGCGAGGGCGAGACCCGGCCGCCGGAAACCCAGGGCTGA
- a CDS encoding methylated-DNA--[protein]-cysteine S-methyltransferase yields the protein MTRQHTVVDSPYGPLTLVATDGVLAGLYMTGQRHRPPEETFGEPDPRPFPEVVRQLDAYFAGELRDFDLPLHLDGTPFQRSVWEQLRLIPYGETRSYGELAENLGKPGASRAVGLANGKNPVGIIVPCHRVIGASGGLTGYGGGLDRKQRLLAFENGTEESAPALF from the coding sequence GTGACACGGCAGCACACCGTCGTCGACAGCCCCTACGGGCCGCTGACGCTCGTCGCCACCGACGGCGTTCTCGCCGGCCTCTACATGACCGGCCAGCGCCACCGGCCCCCGGAGGAGACCTTCGGCGAGCCCGACCCCCGCCCGTTCCCCGAGGTGGTCCGCCAGCTCGACGCCTACTTCGCCGGCGAACTGCGCGATTTCGACCTGCCGTTGCACCTCGACGGCACTCCGTTCCAGCGGAGCGTCTGGGAGCAGCTGCGGCTCATCCCGTACGGGGAGACCCGCTCGTACGGGGAACTCGCCGAGAACCTCGGCAAGCCCGGCGCCTCGCGGGCGGTGGGCCTGGCCAACGGCAAGAACCCGGTCGGCATCATCGTGCCCTGCCACCGCGTGATCGGGGCGTCCGGCGGCCTCACCGGCTACGGCGGCGGCCTGGACCGCAAGCAGCGCCTGCTGGCCTTCGAGAACGGTACGGAGGAGAGCGCGCCGGCGCTGTTCTGA
- a CDS encoding ABC transporter ATP-binding protein, with amino-acid sequence MATLEIRALSAAYGPVRSLRHIDLDVPPGTITAVLGGNGAGKTTLLRAISRTLGFHGGTATGTVRFDGRPLERLRPDRIVAAGIVQVPEGRQVFARMTVADNLRAGALGAPGGRRAAAEALDRVHELFPVLARRAHQSAGLLSGGEQQMLAMGRALMARPRLLLLDEPSLGLAPLMARRIADTVREINASGTSVLLVEQNAAIALRLATTAYVLEVGEVTLHGPAGELAASDEVRRRYLGVVDETAAADADRATTTVRTLSRWSA; translated from the coding sequence ATGGCAACGCTCGAGATCCGCGCACTCTCCGCCGCCTACGGCCCCGTACGTTCACTGCGCCACATCGACCTCGACGTCCCGCCCGGCACGATCACCGCCGTACTCGGCGGCAACGGCGCCGGCAAGACCACCCTGCTGCGGGCCATATCGCGGACCCTCGGCTTCCACGGCGGGACCGCCACCGGCACGGTCCGGTTCGACGGGCGCCCCCTGGAGCGGCTGCGGCCCGACCGGATCGTGGCCGCCGGGATCGTCCAGGTACCCGAGGGCCGACAGGTGTTCGCCCGGATGACGGTGGCGGACAACCTGCGCGCGGGCGCCCTCGGTGCCCCCGGAGGCCGCAGGGCGGCGGCCGAGGCGCTGGACCGCGTGCACGAGCTGTTCCCGGTCCTGGCGCGCCGCGCCCACCAGAGCGCCGGGCTGCTGTCCGGCGGCGAGCAGCAGATGCTGGCCATGGGGCGCGCCCTGATGGCCCGGCCCCGGCTGCTCCTCCTCGACGAACCCTCGCTCGGCCTCGCGCCCCTGATGGCGCGGCGTATCGCCGACACGGTGCGGGAGATCAACGCCTCGGGCACGTCCGTCCTGCTCGTCGAGCAGAACGCGGCGATCGCCCTGCGGCTCGCGACCACGGCGTACGTGCTGGAGGTCGGCGAGGTCACCCTGCACGGGCCCGCCGGCGAACTGGCCGCGTCCGACGAGGTGCGCCGCCGCTACCTGGGCGTCGTCGACGAGACGGCCGCCGCCGACGCGGACCGGGCGACCACCACCGTACGGACCCTGAGCAGGTGGTCCGCGTGA
- a CDS encoding branched-chain amino acid ABC transporter permease: protein MSETTTAFAPGLTGRLRHPRTWLWAAGSVLLLALPFYLDRFWLQAGLFAMAAAIGAIGLNLLTGATGQLSMGHAFFLAVGAYGYCVLAGESGTENGHALSGLGLPSWLAAVLAVLLAGAAGGLFSPIAGRLRGAYLGIATLALIFIGQHVLFNASSLTGGYNGRSVPPLSLFGLTFDDTELVVAAVPFQSSEKLWYAALLALLLSGLFARGVLRGRPGRALNAVRDHRIAAGVMGVPVARYRAGVFVLSSMYAGLAGVLLALVFQRTVPEYFGMVLSLEYLAMIVIGGLGTVAGAVVGAAFVSLLPQLLTHYSDSLPLVAAPGTGGLAPGEASRYLYGAAVVAAVLFLPGGLTRPMKNSGETK, encoded by the coding sequence GTGTCTGAGACCACGACCGCGTTCGCGCCCGGCCTCACCGGCCGGCTGCGCCACCCCCGTACCTGGCTCTGGGCGGCGGGATCGGTACTGCTGCTCGCCCTGCCCTTCTACCTGGACCGCTTCTGGCTCCAGGCCGGGCTGTTCGCCATGGCCGCCGCGATCGGCGCCATCGGGCTCAACCTGCTGACCGGCGCCACCGGCCAGCTCTCCATGGGCCACGCCTTCTTCCTCGCCGTGGGCGCGTACGGATACTGCGTGCTGGCGGGGGAGAGCGGTACGGAGAACGGGCACGCCCTGTCCGGGCTCGGCCTGCCCAGCTGGCTCGCCGCCGTCCTCGCCGTCCTTCTCGCCGGGGCCGCCGGTGGGCTGTTCAGCCCCATCGCGGGGCGGCTGCGCGGTGCGTACCTCGGCATCGCCACCCTGGCGCTGATCTTCATCGGCCAGCACGTCCTGTTCAACGCGTCGTCCCTGACCGGTGGTTACAACGGACGGTCCGTGCCGCCGCTCTCGCTCTTCGGCCTCACCTTCGACGACACGGAGCTGGTGGTGGCCGCGGTGCCGTTCCAGTCCTCCGAGAAGCTCTGGTACGCGGCCCTGCTCGCCCTGCTCCTGAGCGGCCTGTTCGCCCGGGGGGTGCTGCGCGGGCGTCCGGGCCGGGCCCTGAACGCCGTCCGGGACCACCGGATCGCGGCCGGGGTGATGGGCGTGCCGGTGGCCCGCTACCGGGCGGGCGTCTTCGTCCTGTCCTCGATGTACGCGGGACTGGCCGGGGTGCTCCTGGCCCTGGTCTTCCAGCGGACGGTGCCCGAGTACTTCGGCATGGTCCTGTCCCTCGAATACCTCGCCATGATCGTGATCGGCGGGCTGGGCACCGTGGCGGGGGCGGTCGTCGGCGCTGCCTTCGTCTCGCTGCTGCCGCAACTCCTCACCCACTACAGCGATTCCCTGCCCCTGGTCGCGGCCCCCGGCACGGGCGGCCTGGCACCGGGCGAGGCGTCGCGCTACCTGTACGGCGCCGCGGTGGTCGCGGCGGTCCTGTTCCTGCCCGGCGGTCTGACACGCCCGATGAAGAACTCAGGGGAGACGAAATGA
- a CDS encoding TMEM165/GDT1 family protein, translating to MHLDPLAIITAFGLIFLAELPDKTMFASLAMGTRMRPLYVWFGTSSAFIVHVAIAVGAGGLLGLLPDWIVKLVSASLFAFGAFMLLRGGGDDEDDEAGPKTVTGFWPVYSTAFMAVFISEWGDLTQITTANLAASNGTWSTAIGSAAALMSVSALALLAGRFIAKRVPLKTVQRIGGLCMLGLAIWTVTEIFTG from the coding sequence ATGCATCTCGACCCCCTGGCGATCATCACCGCTTTCGGGCTGATCTTCCTCGCCGAACTCCCGGACAAGACGATGTTCGCGTCGCTCGCGATGGGCACGCGCATGCGCCCGCTCTATGTCTGGTTCGGCACCTCGTCCGCGTTCATCGTGCATGTGGCCATCGCGGTGGGGGCGGGCGGGCTGCTCGGTCTGCTGCCCGACTGGATCGTCAAACTCGTCTCGGCCTCGCTCTTCGCGTTCGGCGCGTTCATGCTGCTGCGCGGGGGCGGGGACGACGAGGACGACGAGGCGGGCCCGAAGACGGTGACCGGGTTCTGGCCGGTGTACTCGACGGCGTTCATGGCGGTGTTCATCAGCGAGTGGGGCGACCTCACCCAGATCACGACGGCCAACCTCGCGGCGAGCAACGGCACCTGGTCGACCGCGATCGGTTCCGCCGCCGCCCTGATGTCCGTGTCGGCGCTGGCGCTGCTGGCGGGCCGGTTCATCGCGAAGCGCGTCCCGCTGAAGACCGTGCAGCGGATCGGCGGGCTCTGCATGCTGGGGCTGGCGATCTGGACGGTGACCGAGATCTTCACCGGCTGA
- a CDS encoding NUDIX hydrolase: MTTTDYATYIAGLPKVLVGAACVFRDANGRVLLVEPNYREGWTLPGGTVESADGETPRQGARRESLEEIGLDIEPGRLLVVDWARGSDRPPIVAYVYDGGVLDEEQLKAIRLQESELLSWKLVEPAEIDQHLKGARAWRMHAALKALESGTGAVELEDGRPVG, translated from the coding sequence GTGACCACTACTGACTACGCCACGTACATCGCCGGTCTCCCCAAGGTCCTCGTCGGCGCCGCCTGTGTCTTCCGGGACGCGAACGGCCGGGTGCTGCTCGTCGAGCCGAACTACCGGGAGGGCTGGACTCTCCCCGGCGGGACGGTCGAGTCCGCGGACGGGGAGACCCCGCGGCAGGGAGCGCGGCGCGAGTCGCTGGAGGAGATCGGGCTCGACATCGAGCCCGGCCGGCTCCTCGTCGTCGACTGGGCGCGCGGCAGCGACCGCCCGCCGATCGTGGCGTACGTGTACGACGGCGGGGTCCTGGACGAGGAGCAGCTGAAGGCGATCCGGCTCCAGGAGTCGGAGCTCCTGTCCTGGAAGCTGGTCGAGCCGGCGGAGATCGACCAGCACCTGAAGGGAGCGCGCGCCTGGCGGATGCACGCGGCGCTGAAGGCCCTGGAGTCCGGCACGGGCGCCGTGGAGCTGGAGGACGGCCGCCCCGTCGGCTGA
- a CDS encoding branched-chain amino acid ABC transporter permease: MTTFIELLLGGLSIGAVYALIALGFVVIFKATEVVNFAHASLLLAGGYVTAVLHDDIGFWPALAAGIAGAAVVGAAVEFLVIRRYRGSDHSVLAIVTIGVDILLTTELTRRMGTEVLSLGDPWGDRVLTFGGVTLAQTRVAAFVAAALLITVFLLAFRFTSWGVSMRAAAENPQTAALMGIRLGRVSLAAWAVAGALAAVAALFLTVFPTPGLERATSLAALKAFPAAILGGLDSTTGALAGGLIVGVTESLATGYQSDLSFLGRGIGDLAPYLVMVIVLLIRPAGLLGTKEPARV; the protein is encoded by the coding sequence GTGACCACCTTCATCGAACTCCTCCTCGGCGGACTGTCCATCGGCGCGGTCTACGCCCTGATCGCGCTCGGTTTCGTCGTCATCTTCAAGGCCACCGAGGTCGTCAACTTCGCCCACGCGTCGCTCCTGTTGGCCGGCGGCTACGTCACCGCCGTGCTCCACGACGACATCGGCTTCTGGCCGGCCCTCGCCGCCGGCATCGCGGGCGCCGCAGTGGTCGGGGCAGCCGTCGAGTTCCTGGTGATACGCCGCTACCGGGGCAGCGACCACAGCGTCCTGGCCATCGTCACCATCGGCGTCGACATCCTCCTGACCACGGAACTCACCCGGCGCATGGGCACGGAGGTGCTCTCGCTCGGCGACCCGTGGGGCGACCGGGTCCTCACCTTCGGCGGCGTCACGCTCGCCCAGACCCGCGTCGCGGCGTTCGTCGCCGCCGCCCTCCTCATCACCGTGTTCCTGCTGGCATTCCGCTTCACCTCCTGGGGCGTCTCGATGCGCGCCGCCGCCGAGAACCCGCAGACCGCGGCTCTGATGGGGATCAGGCTCGGCCGGGTCTCGCTCGCCGCCTGGGCGGTCGCCGGGGCGCTCGCCGCTGTCGCCGCGCTCTTCCTCACCGTCTTCCCCACCCCCGGCCTGGAACGGGCCACCTCGCTCGCCGCGCTCAAGGCGTTCCCGGCCGCCATCCTCGGCGGGCTCGACTCGACGACCGGGGCCCTGGCCGGCGGACTGATCGTCGGGGTCACCGAATCGCTCGCCACCGGCTACCAGAGCGATCTGTCGTTCCTCGGCCGGGGCATCGGCGACCTGGCCCCCTACCTGGTGATGGTGATCGTGCTGCTCATCCGCCCCGCCGGACTCCTCGGCACGAAGGAGCCCGCCCGTGTCTGA
- a CDS encoding ABC transporter substrate-binding protein: MKLRVFGAVCAALALTLVGCSEKATSSDAGDEGKGGVKTGRGVTDSVITLGALTDMTGVYASLGKSVTQAQQLWAKQTNAAGGICDRTIELTVRDHGYDPQKAVAGYTELEPKVLGFVQFIGSPFVAAVEQRIDGKDKGLVLPQAWSANLLGSPYVRVIGATYDVETINAIDYLLAEKRIAKGDRIGHVYFEGDYGENALAGSKYAAQQAGLTVVEQKIKPTDNDMTAQVAALKQAGVKAVVISAGPRQAASLVGVAAATGFEVPVIGNNSAYAPQLLKTQAGPALMKDYYVAASTLPIGDPGAGPAKLAKEYAAAYPEDGLDNGVIAGYTAADLYGEALKKACAAKDLTREGIDKALLTITGFGSDFGMSHDFSDPAAPSTRESVIMKPDDKTPGGLKVVRPAEAAAAAKSYTVK, translated from the coding sequence ATGAAACTGCGTGTGTTCGGGGCCGTGTGCGCGGCCCTCGCCCTCACCCTCGTGGGGTGCAGCGAGAAGGCCACATCCTCCGACGCCGGGGACGAGGGCAAGGGCGGTGTGAAGACCGGCCGAGGCGTCACCGACTCGGTGATCACCCTCGGCGCGCTCACCGACATGACCGGCGTCTACGCCTCCCTCGGCAAGAGCGTCACCCAGGCCCAGCAGCTCTGGGCGAAGCAGACCAACGCGGCCGGCGGCATCTGCGACCGCACGATCGAGCTGACCGTCCGCGACCACGGATACGACCCGCAGAAGGCGGTCGCCGGCTACACCGAGCTGGAACCGAAGGTGCTGGGCTTCGTCCAGTTCATCGGCTCCCCGTTCGTCGCGGCGGTCGAGCAGCGCATCGACGGCAAGGACAAGGGACTCGTCCTTCCGCAGGCCTGGTCGGCGAATCTGCTCGGCAGCCCGTACGTCCGCGTCATCGGCGCCACGTACGACGTCGAGACGATCAACGCGATCGACTACCTGCTCGCCGAGAAGCGCATCGCCAAGGGCGACAGGATCGGCCATGTGTACTTCGAGGGCGACTACGGCGAGAACGCGCTCGCCGGCTCGAAGTACGCGGCGCAGCAAGCGGGTCTCACCGTCGTCGAGCAGAAGATCAAGCCCACCGACAACGACATGACCGCCCAGGTGGCCGCCCTGAAGCAGGCCGGCGTCAAGGCCGTCGTCATCAGCGCGGGCCCCCGCCAGGCCGCCTCGCTCGTCGGGGTCGCCGCCGCCACCGGCTTCGAGGTCCCGGTCATCGGCAACAACTCCGCCTACGCGCCGCAGCTGTTGAAGACACAGGCGGGCCCGGCCCTGATGAAGGACTACTACGTCGCCGCCTCCACCCTGCCGATCGGCGACCCGGGCGCCGGCCCGGCGAAACTCGCCAAGGAGTACGCCGCCGCCTATCCCGAGGACGGGCTCGACAACGGCGTCATCGCCGGGTACACAGCCGCCGACCTGTACGGGGAGGCGCTGAAGAAGGCGTGCGCGGCGAAGGACCTCACCCGTGAGGGCATCGACAAGGCGCTGCTGACCATCACCGGCTTCGGCAGCGACTTCGGGATGTCGCACGACTTCTCCGATCCGGCGGCGCCCTCCACCCGGGAGAGCGTGATCATGAAGCCGGACGACAAGACCCCGGGCGGCCTGAAGGTGGTCCGTCCGGCCGAGGCAGCGGCGGCGGCCAAGTCCTACACCGTCAAGTAG
- a CDS encoding ABC transporter ATP-binding protein — MVRVTPGTLTVHDLTVRFAGLTALDGVSFTVEPGSVHAVIGPNGAGKSTTLNVLSGVYRAASGSVRLGADELTGRAPHEIAALGVARTFQNLALPPHATVADTLMLGRHRLTRAGFLACGLRLPSAAREARVHRERVREIAEFIGLEAELGRRASSLPYGQQKLVELGRALCMEPQVLLLDEPVAGMTADERRRTAAVVAGVRDGLGISIVLVEHDMGVVMRLADAVTVLDFGRRIAGGTPAEVQNDPAVVQAYLGAPQ, encoded by the coding sequence GTGGTCCGCGTGACGCCCGGCACCCTCACCGTCCACGACCTCACCGTCCGCTTCGCCGGGCTCACCGCCCTCGACGGCGTCTCGTTCACCGTCGAGCCGGGCAGCGTGCACGCCGTCATCGGTCCCAACGGGGCCGGCAAGTCCACCACCCTCAATGTGCTGTCCGGGGTCTACCGGGCGGCCTCGGGCAGCGTCCGGCTCGGGGCGGACGAGCTGACCGGGCGCGCCCCGCACGAGATTGCCGCGCTCGGGGTCGCCCGCACCTTCCAGAACCTGGCGCTGCCCCCGCACGCCACCGTCGCCGACACCCTGATGCTCGGCCGCCACCGGCTCACCCGGGCCGGGTTCCTGGCCTGCGGGCTGCGACTGCCGTCCGCCGCCCGCGAGGCCCGCGTCCACCGCGAACGGGTCCGCGAGATCGCCGAGTTCATCGGGCTGGAGGCGGAGCTGGGGCGCCGCGCGAGCTCACTCCCGTACGGGCAGCAGAAGCTCGTCGAGCTGGGCCGGGCGCTGTGCATGGAGCCGCAGGTTCTCCTGCTGGACGAACCCGTCGCGGGGATGACCGCCGACGAGCGGCGGCGCACGGCGGCCGTCGTGGCCGGGGTCCGCGACGGCCTCGGCATCTCGATCGTGCTCGTCGAGCACGACATGGGCGTGGTGATGCGGCTCGCGGACGCCGTGACCGTACTCGACTTCGGACGCAGGATCGCCGGCGGCACCCCCGCCGAGGTCCAGAACGATCCCGCCGTCGTCCAGGCATATCTGGGAGCACCGCAGTGA
- a CDS encoding methyltransferase domain-containing protein — MTLHSTRTSYDTVAADYASLLADELAVKPLDRAMLGAFAEYVRAGDGGPVADLGCGPGRVTAHLRDLGLSAFGVDLSPGMVAEARRRHPELRFEVGTMTALDLADGSLGGALAWYSLVHTPPRELGAYIAEFHRVLAPGGHLLIAFKAGGDEGVRLEHAYGHSVELDVYRFDPERVGGLLEGAGCEVRARLVRAADPEERTPQAFLLARRRPAG; from the coding sequence ATGACTCTCCACTCCACCCGCACCTCGTACGACACCGTCGCCGCCGACTACGCCTCGCTCCTCGCCGACGAGCTGGCTGTGAAGCCCCTGGACCGGGCGATGCTCGGCGCCTTCGCGGAGTACGTGCGTGCCGGGGACGGCGGTCCGGTCGCCGACCTGGGGTGCGGGCCGGGGCGGGTCACCGCGCACCTGCGGGATCTCGGGCTGTCCGCGTTCGGCGTGGACCTGTCGCCCGGCATGGTCGCGGAGGCGCGGCGGCGCCACCCGGAGCTGCGGTTCGAGGTCGGGACGATGACCGCCCTCGACCTGGCGGACGGTTCGCTCGGCGGGGCCCTCGCCTGGTACTCGCTCGTGCACACCCCGCCGCGGGAGCTGGGGGCGTACATCGCCGAGTTCCACCGCGTGCTGGCCCCCGGCGGCCATCTGCTCATCGCTTTCAAGGCGGGCGGCGACGAGGGCGTGCGGCTGGAGCACGCGTACGGGCATTCCGTGGAGCTCGATGTGTACCGCTTCGACCCGGAGCGGGTGGGTGGGCTGCTGGAGGGCGCCGGGTGCGAGGTGCGGGCACGCCTCGTGCGGGCGGCCGATCCGGAGGAGCGCACTCCGCAGGCGTTCCTGCTCGCGCGGCGGCGGCCGGCCGGGTGA
- a CDS encoding glycerate kinase translates to METARVLVAADKFKGSLTAVQVAERVTAGLRRVVPGVRVETLPVADGGDGTVAAAVAAGFERREARVTGPLGDPVTAAYAVRGTTAVVEMAEASGLQHLPEGVFAPLTATTYGSGELLLAAADAGARTIVFGVGGSATTDGGAGMLAALGARFLDADGKPVGPGGGGLADLADADLSGLDPRLADIDLILASDVDNPLTGPKGAPEVYGRQKGATEADIAVLDAALAHYASLLGPEQAQLPGAGAAGGIGYGALVALGARFRPGIEVMLDVLGFAPALERATFVITGEGSLDAQTLHGKAPAGVAAAARAAGVEVVAVCGRLALSPEALEGAGIRRAYALLELEPDPAVCMAEAGPLLERAAESIARDFLA, encoded by the coding sequence ATGGAGACCGCACGCGTGCTCGTCGCGGCGGACAAGTTCAAGGGCTCGCTCACGGCCGTGCAGGTCGCGGAGCGGGTGACGGCCGGGCTGCGGCGCGTCGTCCCCGGGGTGCGGGTGGAGACCCTGCCCGTGGCGGACGGCGGCGACGGCACGGTGGCGGCGGCGGTGGCCGCCGGCTTCGAGCGCCGCGAGGCGCGGGTGACCGGGCCGCTGGGCGACCCCGTCACCGCCGCGTACGCGGTGCGCGGGACCACCGCGGTGGTCGAGATGGCCGAGGCGTCCGGCCTCCAGCACCTGCCCGAGGGGGTCTTCGCACCCCTCACGGCCACCACGTACGGCTCCGGGGAACTCCTCCTCGCCGCGGCCGACGCGGGGGCGCGGACCATCGTGTTCGGCGTCGGCGGCAGCGCGACCACGGACGGCGGCGCCGGCATGCTCGCCGCGCTCGGCGCGCGCTTCCTCGACGCGGACGGCAAGCCGGTCGGCCCCGGCGGCGGCGGCCTCGCGGACCTCGCCGATGCGGACCTCTCCGGGCTCGACCCCCGCCTCGCGGACATCGACCTGATCCTCGCCAGCGACGTCGACAACCCGCTGACCGGCCCGAAGGGCGCCCCCGAGGTCTACGGCCGCCAGAAGGGCGCCACCGAGGCCGACATCGCGGTGCTCGACGCGGCGCTCGCGCACTACGCGTCGCTCCTCGGCCCCGAGCAGGCCCAACTGCCCGGTGCAGGGGCGGCCGGCGGCATCGGCTACGGCGCACTCGTCGCCCTCGGCGCGCGCTTCCGCCCCGGGATCGAGGTCATGCTCGACGTCCTCGGCTTCGCGCCCGCGCTGGAGCGGGCGACGTTCGTCATCACCGGCGAGGGCTCCCTCGACGCGCAGACCCTGCACGGCAAGGCACCGGCGGGCGTCGCGGCGGCGGCGCGGGCGGCGGGCGTGGAGGTCGTCGCGGTGTGCGGGCGGCTGGCGCTGTCGCCGGAGGCGCTGGAGGGGGCGGGGATCCGGCGGGCGTACGCACTGCTGGAGCTGGAGCCGGATCCTGCGGTGTGCATGGCTGAGGCGGGGCCGTTGCTGGAGCGGGCCGCGGAGTCGATCGCGCGCGACTTTCTGGCGTGA